The DNA segment CCGAGTGAGGATAACGTTTGTACGTCCTGTGCGATCAACGTGGGGTCCAGCGTCGTCTCGAGGTCTTCGAGTTCGTCAAGTCGCTCTTGGACGTCCTCGTTCCGACATGCTCCAAGGTCATTCTCGAGGTAGCGGCGGAGGCGTTCGTTTGCCTGGCTCATACACGCCATTTCGAGAGTTGCTCAAATAAGGGTTCTGACGTCGCTCGCAGAGAAGAGTGCCGAAAATACGTACCGGGCCACTCGAGGCAGGTCGCAATCACTTTCTCACTTGCTCTCGAGCCTTCGAGTATGACCGCACTCGCCGACCGCCAGTGGCGGCTGATCGTGGACGACCCCCGAGATGGCCCCACCCAGATGGCACTCGAGGAGATTGCCGCACGGACGGCTCTCGAAGACGACATCCGAACCGTTCGCGTCTACGACTGGGAGCCCTCCACGCTCTCTCTCGGCTATCGACAGAATCCGGACACCGTCGATTGGAAGTTCTGTGAGGAGAACGACATCGGCGTCACGCGACGTCAGACCGGTGGTGGCGGCATCTATCACGACGCCGTTGCCGACATTTCGTATACCATCGTCGCACCCGCTTGTGAGGTCCCTGGCGACCTGATGGAGTGTTATGCGCTGTTCTGTGAGCCGGTTCTCGATGCGTTTTCCCGCATGGGTGTCGACGCGCAGTTCGCCGACGAAACACAGGACGCTATCTATCACCCGTCCTGTTATCTTCGGGATATCAATCCCGCCCACGACATCGTGGTTCCGAACGAAGGGAGACCAGCACAGAAACTCAGCGGTAACGCCCAGTATCGCCAGCGAGACGTCGTGATCCAGCACGGATCGATCAGTTTCGACCGCGAGCCAGCGGCCCACCTTGGCGTGTTCACCACGGATAGCGTGTCGACCGAGACGTTCACCGACCGCGTTACGAGCATCCGCGAACAGACCGGAATCAGCCGTGAACGTGCGGTTTCTGACCTGGCAAGCGCACTCGAGGACTGGTGTGACGCCGACCCCGTCGACGGCTGGCGTCACGGCGAACTCGAGGCCGCCCGCGAGTTAGCCGCCCGGAAGTTCGGTGCCGATAGCTGGATTCGAAATCGCGAAGTGCTCGAGGAAGCGGCCGACAGGTGAACGCGTAGGCTAGCGGCTCGAGGCGCGTCGAGACCCCAAAAAACACTGAGACGGCGTATTCTGACTGGTTACTGGTCTCCGATCGAACCTGGTGGGTCCCAGACCGGAGAGAAAACAATAACCGATTAGTCGTCGCTCTCGTCGTCGACGATGACTTCGACGGGTTCGTCGGCAGCCGCCTCGTCGGCCCCCTTGGATTCGCTCTGTTGTTGTTGCCAGAGGAGCGCGCCGGCGACGGCGACGACGATCCACGAACGCCAGTTCGCCAGGTTGAGCGTGTAGCCGATCCCGAAGGGTTTCTCGACGAGCATTCCTTCCCCGGGCTTCCAGTGTGACGAGAGCATCCGTCCGAAACTCGGTCGCTCAAAATTGTACGGTACGCCAAAGATTTCACCGGAGGTGGGTTTATCTGCCATACGTCTTGGTACACGCTCCGATACTAAGAGTATTGTGTCGTCTCGAGGTCCGTGCAAACGAGTAACAGCGAGGTGTGCTTTCGCTAATCGTATCGACCCATCAATACTTTTGTGCTCGAGGGAGAATCGGCACTCGAGAAGCCCTTCATGATTCATAGGTTGGTGAAACGGGTTCGAGAGTGGCTTGCCGTCGAGGATCCCGAGGGCCGGATCGAAGGCTCTGGTGAGGCGATCACGTCACCTCAACATCGCCGATCACCCGAAGCGGAGGCCGAACTCGAGCGATTACAGGAGGCTGCCGAGGAGACCGAACGGACGTGAACGAAGTCAGGTCGAAAAGACGGCATCAAGGGCGTCGCGAGTGCTGACTGTCGACTCCGGCTCGGTACCGCCGCCTCCGTAGCCCCGCCCCGTCAGGACGCCGGCGACACGGTCACCTGGCTCGAGGGATCCTGACTCACACAGCGTCGTGATCGCTGCCAGCGTGGTCGCCGACGATGGTTCGACCCGCATACCGGCGGTTGCGAGTCGGCGCTGAGCGGCGAGTATGGCGTCGTCGTCGACCGAAACGACCGAACCGCACGTGTCGCGAACGGCGGCGAGTGCACGCGTTCCGCTCGGTGGATCAGCGTTCGCAATCGAGTACGCCACCGTGACATCAGGATCGTCGATCGGTGTCACAACGTCGTCGTCGGCACGATAGGCGCGAGCGATCGGATCACAGGCCGCGGCCTGCACGAGGTACAACGCGGGAAGGTCGGGACATAACCCGCCAGCGCACATCTCGAGCAGTCCCTTCCAGACGGCACTCGCGTTCCCCCCACTGGAAACGGGGAGGACGATGGCATCGAGATCGGACACCGCCTCGAGGAGTTCGAACGCGAGGGTTTTCTGGCCCGCCACGCGGGACGGCACGTCCGAGTTACAGACCGTGACGCCGTGACGAACACCCAGTTCGAGGACGTCGTGGTAGAGCCGACCGTAGTCACCGCGCACGCGAACGATCTCCGGGTCGAACGCGCCCATCGCGACCAGGCGCTCGCTTGCGATGTCTTCGGGGACGAAAACGGTTGCCTCGAGGTCGGCCGCGGCGGCACAAGCCGCGGTGCTCAGCGCCATATTGCCGTGGGAGACGGTCGCGATTCGAGCGGGTTCGGTGGTCGTTCCCTCGGACGAGCCGTCGGTCGCACGCTCGAGTGCGACCCCGACACCGACGGCGCTTCCCCGGTCTTTGAAACTGCCCGTCGGATTCCGCCCCTCGTCTTTGAGCCAGAGGTCGAGACCCGTCTCCTTGCGGAGGGTTGGAACCGAGAGCAAGGGCGTCACCCCTGGCGCGAGATCGCCAGCTGGCCGGTCGACCGGGAGGGCGTCACGATACCGCCAGATCGAACCCGCCGGTCCACCGTCCGCCGGCCACGCCTCGAGCGGTCGAACCGGAAACCACAGCGGCTCACCGCAGTCGCATCTTGCGCGTGGTTGCTCGGTCATTCGGTCGCAGGCATAACAGCGGCGCTCGAGACCCATACACACACCAGCGAGGCGAAGCAACAAGGCTGTCACGGTGGACGGGCGACGGGACAGTTGTACGAAGGCGTGTCCGGTGACTGCTGAGCGGCGTAAACCAACCAATACATCTACAATAGTAAATAGATTGTATTGTGATAATAGAATTGGTATAAAGAGTGATTTACTATTAGACCCATATTAAATATCAGTTAGTCATCTACTGTTACGGCACACGACCTCGAGTTACCGACGACGTACGGTTCGAGACGGGAGCCGGTCTTCGAGCCGTCGTGCAGATTATTTATCAGAATTGCGATACACAGATATTATCCAGACGCTTCAAGAACAGAGATGATTCGGGGGACTACCACACGAAACCGACGAGACTCGCAGGGAACGGGGACGACGCGGCGGGCACTGCTCGCCACCGGCGGAGCCCTCGCAATGGGAAGTATGGCAGGCTGTGTCGGGCGAATTGCGAGTGCAGCAACCAATACGATTGCCACACCGGCGATCCACTACGGCGGCGGGGCCGGAACGGTCGCCCTCTCGTATGACGACCCCTCGAACCGGGCACTCGAGGCCGACCCGAGCACCGTCATCTCGCTCGTGGGGAGCGTCGATGGGAGCGTCGGCCCCGTGTCGGGGTCGGTGGACCTCGAGGGCTGGTTCACCAATTCGAGCACGAAAGCCCAGGATTACAACTCCGTTCGCTCGAACAAACGCAGGAGCGAGTACCAACCGGAACCAGGCGACCCGGTAGTGGACGTGCTCGAACGCGAGCGTTCACTGCTCGAGACAGTCGGTTCCTGTCTCGAAGCGCTCGAGGACCGCGACCGGGCGGCGGCGACACGGGCACTCGAAACGATGGCAAGAACGATCGACGAGATACAGGAATTGATCGAAAGCTGTCCGGGAGACGTCTGTAAAACGGTTCGCGAGCATGCAGATACCCGACACCTCGGGACGCGACGGGCCCAAACGGCCCTGGAAGACGGTAACTGGGACGAAGCAACCGAGGAAGTCGAAGCCGTCAAAGACGTCGTCGAGGGCGATATCGTCCTCCTCGAGGCGACGCTCGAGCCCGCTGCCGACGAACTCGCGCCCGTCGATGCGGCCGTCTACGAGTATCTGGCTGGCGACCCAACGGTAGGCGAGCGATTCGTCTTCTCACTGCCAGCTGCAAGCGTCCCCGGCGGCGGCCCGGCTCTGGCCGACTCGCTCACCCCCGGGCGGGTGCTTTCCGGACTGGCTGACGATGGACGAAGCTGTGCTCAAGACGACAATACGCTCTACTGTTGGGGGAATAACGAGCGAGCCGCCCTGTCGTCAGTCATCGACCCGGACGGGAACGCCGAGCGTGGCGTTCGGGCAACCACGACCCGAGATGGCGTTTGCGTGACCGGCGTCCCCGCAGACGCCGACGGTGCTTCCTCCGTCCTCGCCGTCTCCCAGGAACGAGCATCGTCAGCTCACTTCCAGGCTCGCTCGAAGCGGAGAAACACGCTCGAGGAGTGGGGTTCTGAGACCGACAGCGGCGGTATCCGCGTTACCTCGACGTTCGTCTGTCCGGTCGCCGCCACGCCGCCAGGCTGTTCCGCCCCGATTCCCGCCCTGCTGTGGTTCACTCGTCTCACTCGAGGCGATCAGTGTCTGTACGCCGGTGGCTGGCTCATCGATGACGGCGCGCTGTACGCCGACTCGTGTACACTGCTCGTTGCCGACGGGCTACCAGAGGTACTCGACGTGACGAGTGCCGATGCCGACCGACGGAACGCCATATCGGGTCGCCTCGAGCGCGAATTGAGTGCGCAGGGGTCGATGGTCTACGACGGCGCGGCCGGCTCCGACCTGCTTCGTCACTGCCCCGACGTTTTCCGTTCGGGGGAGGGCCTCGAGGAAATTACCACCCTTGCGGCGGCCTCGATCAGCAAGCGGAGTGCCCGAACCGGACGCAATCCCCAGACAGGCAAGGAGATTCAGATCGCCGCCGGAGTAGACGACGGTACCGACGGCGAAATCAGGTGTGTCTGTACGCACCTGCGGGGTCCGGTGTTACATCTCGAGGACGACAGCTGTTCGGCCGACGGGCGTCTTGATCGATGTGAACGAACGCTCCACGGACTCGAATCGGCCTGAACCGGGCATCGGCGAATTACCGCGGCGAACCGCCCTCCGACGTGCGTGAATACTACCGTAACGGGCTACTCTCCGCTGTGATCGCCGTCTCGATACCGACCTCGAGACCTCGAGCCATCGTCTCGAGGGACATACTCGGTTGGGTGTCCTCGCGCGCCGCGGCCCCCTCGTGGCTGAACGGGACGTGAACGAATCCCGACCGGGCCTCGAAATCGGTCGTCTCGACGTGGTGGCGGGTCGCGTAGAGGATGTCGTTACAGAGATGAGTTCCCGCGTTGGTCGACAGCGTCGCCGGAATTCCGGCCTCGTTCATCGACTCGACCATTTCGCGAACGGGAACGGTCGCGAAATACGCGTCCGGCCCATCAGCGGTGACCGGTTCGTCGATCACGTCTCGGTCGTCGTTATCGGGCGTGCCGTTCGTATCCCGCAGATTGATCCCGACCCGCTCGAGTGAGAGCCCCGGTCGGCCGGCAGCGAGTCCCAGCGAGAGGACGATCTCGGGGTCGTGTCGCTCGAGTAACTCGAGCAGGGCAAGTCTGGCCCGGTCGAACGCGACGGGAAGTTGGCGGCCGACGATCGAGCCTCCGGCACACGTGGTGCCGTCGAGTCGCATCGCCAGCCGACTCGCGGGGTTGCGGTCGAACTCGCCGAAGGGTTCGTAACCGGTGAGCAAGATGGTCGTCATGCACCCCATCTTCGTGCCAAGTAGCAAGAATCTACGGTATCGGCTGTCAGGGCACCACAATCGGTTTACTCGAGGGGCACACACCCTCGGCCATGGAAACCGGGTTCGCCATACGCGAGGCCGACGCCGGCAACGCCGAGGCCATCCAGTCGGTCGCTCGAGAAAGCTGGCACGCCGCCTACGACGGCTTTCTCGGTGCTGGCACCGTCGACGGAATTATCGACGAGTGGTACGCCCTCGACTCCCTTCGGTCGTCCATCCGCGCATCCGAACACCACGTTTTCGTCGCAACCAACGGCTCCCCAACACGCGAGGACTCGAGACTCGTTGGATTCGTCCACGGCGGTCCCTGGACTGACGAGCCACGCATTGGCCACCTGATGCGGCTGTACGTCCGTCCGGACAGCTGGGGTCGAGGGATTGGGACTGACCTGCTCGAACGCGCCGAAATCGCACTCGAGGCCGACGGCTACGAGCGGTGTCGACTCGAGGTGTTCGCTCGAAACGAGGATGGCGTCGGTTTCTACGAGAGTCGTGGGTACGAACGGTGTGACGACGTCTTCGAAGAACTCGACGGAGCGTCCTATCGGGTGTTGCTCCTCGAGAAGAAACTCGAGTAGACGCGGAGAAACCAGTAGATGAGGAGTGATTAGCTCGTCTCGTGAGTCTCGCTTTTTGCGCCTTCGCCGCTCGGTACGCCCAGACCCCTTCACACCGTCTTGTCGTTCTCACTCTCTTCGCGGCTTTACCGCTCTGTACGCCGAGGCCTCCTCACAACGTTCGTTCGGCCTCGCTCTCTTCGACGACCTCGAGGCCACGGTTGTTGACCGCCTGCGCGTCGAGACCTACCTCCGAGAGGAAGCCTTTGTACTCGCGTTCGCACGTTTCGGCCGCCTTCTGTTTATCGCTCGCTCGGTCACACAGTTCGATCAGGTTCTCGGGGACGTCGTTCTGGTAGACGATCCAGTGATTGATCAGGTCGCTCAGTCGGCGAATCGGACTGGTGAAGTGGCCGTAAATCTCGAAGTTGAGCGCGTGGTGACCGCCGAACGGGTCGTTCATGTACTTCGCGCGCGGCATCACCTTCATGACCGCCCACTGGATCTTATCGAGTTGGCGACCAGGAGCCGTCTCGAGGGTCGCGTTGACGGCCTTTCGAGGGTCGTCCCACGTATCGCCGGGGATGGAAACACCATCTAGATCCTGAATCTCTTGCAGCGCTTTCGACCACTCGTCGGGCGTTGGCTGCGGGTGGACGCGATACATCGCCTCGACGCCTCGAGACCACATCAGTTCGTGCGTGACCGCCTTGTTCGCCTTGAGCATACACTCTTCGATGATGGTGTGAGCCCGGTCGCGGCTCGGATTGAGCACGAGCGAGCCGTCTTCCTTGCGGATTTCGTGCATCTCGTTGGCGACCTCAAAAACCAGCTTGTTCTCCTCGTGCAGCGGCGCGTCGGGGTCGTCGAGGCGGTTTTCGGCCTGTGAGTAGGTGAGTCGCTCGTCCGATTCGATGACGGATTTGTAGATGTCGATCGACTCGTAGGAAAGTGTCTCCTTGTCCAGATGCATCTCCACGGTGTGGGCCAGTCGCTCCTCGTTCGGCACGAGCGAGCAGACGGATTCCGCGAGCACCGGCGGCAACATGTGGATGGTGTACGCCGGCAGGTAGACCGTGTTCCCGCGCTCGACGGCCTCAGCCCACATCTTCGACTCGGGGTGGACGTAGTGGGTCACGTCGGCGATGTGGACCCAGAGGACGTACTCCTCCTCTCGCTCTTCGATCGAAAGCGCGTCGTCGAAGTCCTGGGCGTCGATAGGGTCGGTCGTCCACGTGGTCATCTCCCGCAGGTCCCGCCGATGCTCGAGTTCCTCGTCGATGTCGGCCTGTGGGTCCTGGGTCAATTCTCTGGCCTCCTCGAGGACGGGTTCGGGGAACTCGTCCCGGATTTCGAACTTCTCGAACAGTTCCTCGCGTTTGTTCTCGAGATGGCGTGCCATGTCCTCGGAAATCTGGACCGGGCCCTGCCCTTCGGCCGTGCCGGCTGCGGCCTGTGCGTCGTCGCTCATACCAGTGCCTACGAAAAGGAGTGCCAAAGACGTGTCGGGACGCCGGGCAGAACCCGTCCGGACCGCATCAATCTACCCGTATGAATATGATATTCAGGGACCCTCGAGCCGTTTCCGCTCGATCGCACACCGATATCGACGCAAAAACGCTTCCTGTGAGTGTTCGCCAGCCTCGAGGGCGACGAGCTGGTCCTCGAGCCCCCCTCTATCGGCGCGGCAGCGATCACGGTCACAGGGCTTACACAGGTACTCGAAGGTCTTCCCCTCGCGGTCCCAGCGATTGCCGTACTTGTCATATTCGCGCGCATCGGCCCGAGAGAGCCGGTTGCCACAGGCGATACAGGTGACCATCTCGGTTCGCCACCGCGAGAACCTCATACTCGAGCCATTATCGTGTGAGTACTTAGCATTTCTCACGACATTCGAGGACGACCACAACGAGAGACGGACGTTTTATACCGAAACCGCTCGTGCTGAGGAGTATGCAGGTCAAATCCCGACACCACCTTCGGAGCGACGTCGTCTCCGACATCGAGGCCGTCGTCGCTGACCGGCTGGGCGTGACCCTCGATGGCGACGCGTACGAGCGCGTCGAGTTCGAAGAGAGCGACTGGGAGGTCGTCCTGGTCGACGGCTCGCCCGAAATTGCCTACTTCGACGAGGAGCCGTTTCTCACCGTCCGCGGGGCGAACGTCTACGAACCATCTCAGCGCATCGTCACCGTCGACGCCGGTGCAGTCTCGTTCGTCTCCGACGGTGCGGACGTGATGCGTCCAGGTATCACCGAAGCCGACGAACTAATCGAACCCGACGACCTCGTGCTAATCGCTGAGGAATCACACGGAAAGATACTCGCAGTCGGCCGTGCGCGCGTCGGTGGCGACGACATGGTCGGCTCGGAGGGAAAAGTCGTCGACTCGCTACACTACGTCGGTGACGAACTGTACTCATTCTCCGGATAATCGCCCTCCCTCCGATGTTTTCACCATCTCGAGTGAAAGCGTAACCCATCCGAAAGCGAACGCGGCAAAATGACGGAAACGCACTTACGAGGGCTACGTTTGCGTGTCCGCCGCCTCGGTCGCTTCGCTCGAGTCAGCTTCCTTTTTCATCATCCTCACCCATCTCATCATCCTCGTAGGCGTCTTCGTACAGTTCGAGCGTCTTTTCGTAGCCCTCTACTGCCAGTTCGTACGTCTCCTCGAGGTCGACGATCGGCTCGAGGCTGGCGTCGACGCGCAGATTGTTGTAGAACGGCTCGAGTGCGGGCTCTTCGGTGGTTTCGACGCGCACAGCAGCGCTCTGGACCCGTAGCTCCTCGCGTTTGTCACCGCCTTCGGCCTGTCCGGCGGCGAGCGCGTCGACCAGTCGTTCGGCCAGCGGGGCGTCGCCGTCCCGTCCGTCTTCGTAGGCGTCTGCCGTCGCCTGGATCACCGACTCGCCGGTGAGCAGGTTCCCGGCGACGGTGAATCCCTCGCCCTCGAGGTGTCCGAACCAGTCTTTGCAGTCCTCGCCCGAGAACACGAACGTTCCCTCGCGGTCGACGCCGTGAAGCTGGCGGTTCGACGCCCCGTCGTCGGCGTTGAGCAGCGCCTCGAGGGCGTCCTCGACGGCGAGACCGTCGTCGATGTACTCGATTCCCTTGCGTCCGAGTTCGACGTTGACCAGACTCTGGGTCGCCACGGCCCCGTTCTCGCTCGCGAACGGACAGAGCGTGCCAACGCCGGGGAGCCGGGTCGTCACCGCGACGCCAAAGCGGTCGTGTTCCTCGCCGTCCTCGTTCTCGTAGGTCTCGTGAACGCAGATGCTGAACGTCACAGCCGGAGCCACGTAGCGAATCGTCAAAAAAGAGACCCTCTCGGCAGCCTGCCACGGATTTCAGAGCGAAATTCGTTCGAGGCCTGCCGGAACGTGATCAGTAGTCTTGCGTCTCGCTCGTCTCGTTGCCCGCTTCGTCGACCACCGTCAGGCGGACGCCGTCAGGATTGTCGCGCGTGCGAACCTCGTGTTCGCCCGAGGCACTCGAGCCACTGACTCCCGAACTGTCGCTGTCGAGGACGCTCGAGCCGTCGAGCAGTTCTGTCGTCACCGACGCGAGGTCACCGTCCTCGTCGGAGACGGCCCAGTCGACATCGGCGCGCGACCAGGGACCGCTCGAGCGAGTGGACACATCGAACTGGTCGATGACCGGTGCGTTGTCTCCAGT comes from the Natronosalvus amylolyticus genome and includes:
- a CDS encoding DUF7562 family protein, yielding MRFSRWRTEMVTCIACGNRLSRADAREYDKYGNRWDREGKTFEYLCKPCDRDRCRADRGGLEDQLVALEAGEHSQEAFLRRYRCAIERKRLEGP
- the thrC gene encoding threonine synthase, producing MGLERRCYACDRMTEQPRARCDCGEPLWFPVRPLEAWPADGGPAGSIWRYRDALPVDRPAGDLAPGVTPLLSVPTLRKETGLDLWLKDEGRNPTGSFKDRGSAVGVGVALERATDGSSEGTTTEPARIATVSHGNMALSTAACAAAADLEATVFVPEDIASERLVAMGAFDPEIVRVRGDYGRLYHDVLELGVRHGVTVCNSDVPSRVAGQKTLAFELLEAVSDLDAIVLPVSSGGNASAVWKGLLEMCAGGLCPDLPALYLVQAAACDPIARAYRADDDVVTPIDDPDVTVAYSIANADPPSGTRALAAVRDTCGSVVSVDDDAILAAQRRLATAGMRVEPSSATTLAAITTLCESGSLEPGDRVAGVLTGRGYGGGGTEPESTVSTRDALDAVFST
- a CDS encoding GNAT family N-acetyltransferase, which encodes METGFAIREADAGNAEAIQSVARESWHAAYDGFLGAGTVDGIIDEWYALDSLRSSIRASEHHVFVATNGSPTREDSRLVGFVHGGPWTDEPRIGHLMRLYVRPDSWGRGIGTDLLERAEIALEADGYERCRLEVFARNEDGVGFYESRGYERCDDVFEELDGASYRVLLLEKKLE
- a CDS encoding DUF5808 domain-containing protein, whose translation is MADKPTSGEIFGVPYNFERPSFGRMLSSHWKPGEGMLVEKPFGIGYTLNLANWRSWIVVAVAGALLWQQQQSESKGADEAAADEPVEVIVDDESDD
- a CDS encoding HU family DNA-binding protein encodes the protein MIRGTTTRNRRDSQGTGTTRRALLATGGALAMGSMAGCVGRIASAATNTIATPAIHYGGGAGTVALSYDDPSNRALEADPSTVISLVGSVDGSVGPVSGSVDLEGWFTNSSTKAQDYNSVRSNKRRSEYQPEPGDPVVDVLERERSLLETVGSCLEALEDRDRAAATRALETMARTIDEIQELIESCPGDVCKTVREHADTRHLGTRRAQTALEDGNWDEATEEVEAVKDVVEGDIVLLEATLEPAADELAPVDAAVYEYLAGDPTVGERFVFSLPAASVPGGGPALADSLTPGRVLSGLADDGRSCAQDDNTLYCWGNNERAALSSVIDPDGNAERGVRATTTRDGVCVTGVPADADGASSVLAVSQERASSAHFQARSKRRNTLEEWGSETDSGGIRVTSTFVCPVAATPPGCSAPIPALLWFTRLTRGDQCLYAGGWLIDDGALYADSCTLLVADGLPEVLDVTSADADRRNAISGRLERELSAQGSMVYDGAAGSDLLRHCPDVFRSGEGLEEITTLAAASISKRSARTGRNPQTGKEIQIAAGVDDGTDGEIRCVCTHLRGPVLHLEDDSCSADGRLDRCERTLHGLESA
- a CDS encoding RNA-binding protein, which codes for MQVKSRHHLRSDVVSDIEAVVADRLGVTLDGDAYERVEFEESDWEVVLVDGSPEIAYFDEEPFLTVRGANVYEPSQRIVTVDAGAVSFVSDGADVMRPGITEADELIEPDDLVLIAEESHGKILAVGRARVGGDDMVGSEGKVVDSLHYVGDELYSFSG
- a CDS encoding DUF1028 domain-containing protein, translating into MTFSICVHETYENEDGEEHDRFGVAVTTRLPGVGTLCPFASENGAVATQSLVNVELGRKGIEYIDDGLAVEDALEALLNADDGASNRQLHGVDREGTFVFSGEDCKDWFGHLEGEGFTVAGNLLTGESVIQATADAYEDGRDGDAPLAERLVDALAAGQAEGGDKREELRVQSAAVRVETTEEPALEPFYNNLRVDASLEPIVDLEETYELAVEGYEKTLELYEDAYEDDEMGEDDEKGS
- a CDS encoding lipoate--protein ligase family protein, with product MTALADRQWRLIVDDPRDGPTQMALEEIAARTALEDDIRTVRVYDWEPSTLSLGYRQNPDTVDWKFCEENDIGVTRRQTGGGGIYHDAVADISYTIVAPACEVPGDLMECYALFCEPVLDAFSRMGVDAQFADETQDAIYHPSCYLRDINPAHDIVVPNEGRPAQKLSGNAQYRQRDVVIQHGSISFDREPAAHLGVFTTDSVSTETFTDRVTSIREQTGISRERAVSDLASALEDWCDADPVDGWRHGELEAARELAARKFGADSWIRNREVLEEAADR
- the pcp gene encoding pyroglutamyl-peptidase I is translated as MTTILLTGYEPFGEFDRNPASRLAMRLDGTTCAGGSIVGRQLPVAFDRARLALLELLERHDPEIVLSLGLAAGRPGLSLERVGINLRDTNGTPDNDDRDVIDEPVTADGPDAYFATVPVREMVESMNEAGIPATLSTNAGTHLCNDILYATRHHVETTDFEARSGFVHVPFSHEGAAAREDTQPSMSLETMARGLEVGIETAITAESSPLR
- a CDS encoding RNB domain-containing ribonuclease encodes the protein MSDDAQAAAGTAEGQGPVQISEDMARHLENKREELFEKFEIRDEFPEPVLEEARELTQDPQADIDEELEHRRDLREMTTWTTDPIDAQDFDDALSIEEREEEYVLWVHIADVTHYVHPESKMWAEAVERGNTVYLPAYTIHMLPPVLAESVCSLVPNEERLAHTVEMHLDKETLSYESIDIYKSVIESDERLTYSQAENRLDDPDAPLHEENKLVFEVANEMHEIRKEDGSLVLNPSRDRAHTIIEECMLKANKAVTHELMWSRGVEAMYRVHPQPTPDEWSKALQEIQDLDGVSIPGDTWDDPRKAVNATLETAPGRQLDKIQWAVMKVMPRAKYMNDPFGGHHALNFEIYGHFTSPIRRLSDLINHWIVYQNDVPENLIELCDRASDKQKAAETCEREYKGFLSEVGLDAQAVNNRGLEVVEESEAERTL